A section of the Leucoraja erinacea ecotype New England chromosome 31, Leri_hhj_1, whole genome shotgun sequence genome encodes:
- the LOC129712143 gene encoding uncharacterized protein LOC129712143 isoform X3 has product MEFVRYTRSRSCSPPSRDRPVSARKVEVIDLHQQPSTCDQYMGKTTYIWVPNPRNKRKWPKKHAKSFSHSSITPKSVSFKEISFQGQPFDQLDGLSVEQKQRQKMRKKAKTKAPTGGQPYTFLARKQQSLKRWKDTQKQLYKEHSNKLSEVAKRIVQQADHSDFVTEQGLIHQYSAAKSQPAYNRNGYQDARKIPANIMPIPVSKKVILHQFTEKQKQTRSPRNSRGLSRMEEQHLQCKYFGINHLKLQKCIDNNLSDFQDNIQTDQGSVHPPSPASSINDECVQRCSDLLGMKSISVHNVDGRHFTSLQMNLLMSLPGTSVYAQKHDYLTVSAAKVQSIKDLMASDVTLTGFSAIELTAPEGQSGISGDTQQDLSSAIEVVAPTLEQAGSVDQSSVPVGGQDQISAATEVGPPLEQANSEDEGGLPIAKPDVEQDLSAATEAPSPTTERGDSEEQSNVPTVERDELPEQELAGTGMDEREDLSVIDETESPRVDQGEEDQRALPTAEINEQKDLGAATKSISLTREPGNGKSHDNLQDDFTIAKSVEGQDSEAAV; this is encoded by the exons ATGGAATTTGTGCGCTATACCAGAAGTCGTTCTTGTTCTCCTCCAAGCAGGGACAGACCTGTCAGTGCCAGAAAG GTTGAGGTGATCGATTTGCATCAACAGCCTTCCACCTGTGACCAGTACATGGGGAAGACCACCTATATCTGGGTTCCAAACCCTAGGAACAAGAGGAAGTGGCCGAAGAAGCACGCAAAATC TTTTTCACATAGCAGCATAACTCCAAAGTCTGTCTCCTTCAAAGAAATCAGCTTCCAGGGTCAGCCATTTGATCAACTTGATGGACTGTCAGTGGAACAGAAACAAAGGCAGAAGATG AGAAAAAAAGCTAAAACTAAGGCACCAACAGGAGGACAGCCGTACACCTTCCTTGCCAGAAAACAGCAGAGCCTGAAGAGATGGAAAGACACACAGAAGCAATTGTATAAAGAGCACAGCAACAAATTATCGGAAGTGGCAAAGAGGATTGTGCAGCAAGCAGACCACAG TGACTTTGTGACAGAGCAAGGTCTAATACACCAATATTCGGCAGCCAAGAGCCAACCTGCATATAATCGCAATGGGTATCAAGATGCGAGAAAAATTCCAGCTAACATTATGCCGATTCCAGTCAGTAAGAAAGTTATCCTGCATCAATTCACCGAGAAGCAGAAACAAACTCGGTCACCTCGGAATTCAAGAGGTTTATCCAGAATGGAAGAACAG catttgcagtgcaaATATTTTGGCATCAATCATCTGAAGCTGCAAAAGTGTATTGACAACAATCTTTCTGACTTCCAAGATAACATACAGACGGATCAAG GTTCTGTGCACCCACCTTCTCCCGCCTCTTCCATAAATGATGAATGTGTCCAGCGATGCTCTGATTTACTG GGTATGAAAAGTATTTCAGTCCATAATGTGGACGGCAGGCACTTCACTAGCCTGCAGATGAACCTATTGATGAGCCTACCTGGAACCTCCGTGTATGCACAGAAGCATGATTACTTGACAGTGTCTGCAG CCAAAGTACAAAGTATTAAAGATCTAATGGCCAGTGATGTCACTCTCACGGGATTTTCAGCAATTGAACTGACAGCCCCCGAGGGCCAGAGTGGCATTTCTGGTGACACACAGCAAGACCTCAGCTCTGCTATTGAAGTTGTAGCTCCAACATTGGAACAGGCAGGCTCCGTGGACCAGAGCAGTGTTCCTGTTGGCGGACAAGATCAAATCAGCGCTGCCACTGAAGTAGGGCCTCCTTTAGAACAAGCGAATTCTGAGGATGAGGGTGGACTTCCAATCGCCAAACCTGATGTTGAGCAAGACCTCAGCGCTGCTACTGAGGCACCATCTCCAACGACAGAGCGGGGAGACTCCGAGGAGCAAAGCAATGTTCCAACCGTTGAAAGGGATGAACTGCCAGAGCAGGAGTTGGCAGGCACAGGGATGGATGAACGGGAAGACCTCAGTGTCATTGATGAAACGGAATCTCCAAGAGTGGACCAGGGTGAAGAGGACCAGAGAGCTCTTCCAACTGCAGAAATAAATGAACAGAAAGATTTGGGAGCTGCCACCAAAAGCATATCTTTGACCAGGGAACCAGGGAACGGCAAGAGCCATGATAATCTGCAGGATGACTTTACAATTGCTAAAAGTGTTGAAGGGCAAGATTCAGAAGCTGCCGTTTAA
- the pole3 gene encoding DNA polymerase epsilon subunit 3 has translation MAERPEDLNLPNAVITRIIKEALPDGVNVSKEARSAISRAASVFVLYATSCANNFAMKSKRKTLSAADVLAAMEEMEFDRFITPLKDALEAYKREQRGKKEASELKKKDKKPENEEHKSKEHEEDAEEVKMVEDEEQKEVENEEEDVEN, from the exons ATGGCTGAGAGACCAGAGGACTTGAATCTGCCGAATGCTGTTATCACCAGGATTATAAAAGAGGCG CTGCCGGATGGAGTGAATGTATCAAAGGAAGCCCGCAGCGCAATATCCCGAGCGGCCAGTGTTTTTGTTCTTTATGCAACTTCCTG CGCAAATAACTTTGCAATGAAGAGCAAGAGGAAAACACTGAGTGCAGCGGATGTGTTGGCTGCGATGGAGGAGATGGAGTTTGATCGATTCATCACTCCACTGAAGGATGCTTTGGAAG CTTACAAGCGAGAGCAAAGAGGAAAGAAAGAAGCTTCGGAACTAAAGAAGAAGGATAAGAAACCGGAGAACGAGGAACACAAGAGCAAGGAACACGAGGAAGATGCAGAAGAAGTGAAGATGGTGGAAGATGAGGAGCAGAAGGAGGTTGAAAACGAGGAAGAGGACGTGGAGAACTGA
- the rpl12 gene encoding 60S ribosomal protein L12, translating into MPPKFDPNEIKVVYLRCTGGEVGATSALAPKIGPLGLSPKKVGDDIAKATGDWKGLRITIQLTIQNRQAQIQVVPSASALVIKALKEPPRDRKKQKNIKHTGSITFDEVLSIARQMRHRSLARELSGTVKEILGTAQSIGCNIDGKHPHSVIEEINDGRVECPAE; encoded by the exons ATGCCTCCCAAATTCGACCCCAACGAGATCAAAGTCG TGTACCTCAGATGTACTGGAGGTGAAGTGGGTGCCACATCAGCTCTGGCCCCAAagatcggcccactgggtctg TCTCCCAAGAAAGTGGGTGATGACATTGCCAAGGCTACCGGTGACTGGAAGGGTCTTCGTATCACCATCCAGCTGACTATTCAGAACCGACAGGCCCAG ATTCAGGTTGTCCCATCAGCTTCTGCTCTCGTCATCAAAGCCCTGAAGGAACCACCCAGGGACAGAAAGAAGCAAAAAAATA TTAAACACACTGGCAGCATCACCTTCGATGAGGTGCTCAGTATTGCCCGGCAGATGAGGCATCGTTCCCTCGCCAGAGAGCTTTCAG GAACTGTAAAGGAAATCCTTGGAACTGCTCAGTCCATCGGCTGCAACATTGATGGCAAACATCCTCACAGTGTCATTGAAGAGATCAATGATGGCCGTGTCGAGTGTCCTGCT GAATGA